The Rhodospirillaceae bacterium nucleotide sequence AGGTGCCCAACAAGGGCTTCCAGCCGAAAGAATAGCCAGCCCTGGCCGGAGAGCCTATAATGCCATCGAACCATGGGCCCCAGGGTGCGGCCCTCCCATTCACCCCCATCGCCCCAGAGCGCGGCGATCGGTGCGGTGCCCCAAAGCCGGCCGCAGGCCGTCTCAGTGAGGAGGTCCAGGGACCATGAATCCATTGGAAAAAGTTTTGCCATTGCCAAACATCGCGCCGGCCCGGACGATGCGTGTCTTTATCCGCGACCTGGTCCTGCCCTGCAGCATCGGCATCCACCAGCATGAGCGCCTAGCGCAGCAGCGGGTGCAGATCAATGTCGAACTGACGTGCCTCGAGCACCCGGCGATCAACGACGATGTCGACAATGTGGTCTGCTATGCGACCGCCGTCATGGGGATCAAGGCCGTGGTCGCGGACGGGCATATCAACCTGGTCGAAACCCTGGCCGACCGGGTTGCGGATGTGTGCCTTGCCGACCACCGGGTGCTCAATGCCAAGATCCGAATCGACAAGCTCGACGTGTTCAAGGAGGCCTTCAGCGTGGGGGTGGAAATCGAGCGCAGCCGGGCTGGACGATAGGCTGGGCCGGAACGCGAAATTTTGCCCGCCGAGGAGTCGGAAAATTCCTGACCGATTCACCAAAAGTTAAACCTTTCAGGACTCTACCGACCGATTCCTGAGCCAAGTTGTTCACAACGGCTTGCCCGAGTCCGATGGCCCCAGAAGAGTCAAGACTGAATTCCATTCGTGACGATGATGTTGCAAGTCGCGCCATATAAATCTCGTGATTACAGATACTTATATTTTTTGCCTAATTTTTGAGCAGACGCAGGGAAAGCCTGATTCCACGACCAGTCGGAGAAAGCTACCGGCGATATCGACAGACTTATCCACAGAAATGGTGGATATCCCTGAAGTTACTTGAGCGGCGCTGCCATGCTAGCTTCCGGGCTCCGGAGCCGGGCCTTGGAACATCCCTTGGAAGCGGCAAATCCGGTCCCTAATTATCCGTTCTATGACAAGCCGATGGGCATGATTGACGATCCAGAACATCCACATCCGGGCGAGGCGGATCTCGACGACCTGGAGACGCCCGGCGAGGGCACGCCGCGCCCGCGCGGCATCAGCCGGCTCGCCCATGGCGCCGCCATCATCAAGGCCAAGGTGCGTAACCTGCCCGCCGCGCCCGGCTGCTACCGGATGATTTCGGCCAGCGGCGAAGTGCTCTATGTCGGCAAGGCCAAGGACCTCCGGAAGCGGGTCACCAACTACACGCTGCCCAACCGGCAGCCCAACCGCACCCAGCGCATGATCGCCGAAACGGCGACCATGGAGTTCGTCACGACCCATACCGAGGTCGAGGCGCTGCTGCTGGAAGCCAATCTCATCAAGCGCTACCGCCCACGCTTCAATGTGCTGCTGCGGGACGACAAGAGCTTTCCCTATATCCTGATCACGGCCGACCATCCGGCGCCGCAGATCACCAAGCATCGCGGGGCGCGCAACCGGCCGGGCCAGTATTTCGGACCGTTTGCCTCGGCCGGCGCCGTCAACCGGACGATCGTCGCCTTGCAGCGAGCGTTCCTGCTCCGGCCCTGCTCGGATTCGATCTTCGCCAGCCGCACGCGACCGTGCCTCCAGTACCAGATCAAGCGCTGCTCGGCGCCCTGCGTCAGCCGCATCACGCCGGAGGCCTATGCCGAACTGGTCGAGGAGGCGCGCGACTTCCTCACGGGCAAGAGCGACAAGGTCAAGCAGCGCCTGGGCGCCGAGATGCAGAAGGCATCGGACGCGCTTGAGTTCGAACATGCCGCCAAGCTGCGCGACCGGCTGCAGGCCTTCGCCCTCATCCAGAGCCGCCAGGACATTTACCTGGAAGGCGTCGAGGAGGCCGATATCGTCGCCGCCTATCATGAAAGCGGGCATAGCTGCATCCAGGTGTTCTTCTTCCGCAACCACGGCAATTACGGCAACCGCGCCTATTTTCCGGCCCATGACAAGACCACCGAGCCGCCGGAGATCCTGGCGGCGTTCCTGGCGCAGTTCTATGAGAACAAGACGCCGCCGCGCCTCATCCTGGTCAACGAGATGCCAGCGGAGATCGATCTCCTCACCGAGGCGCTGAGCTTGCGCGCCGGGCGCAAGGTCGAAATCCTGGCACCGCAGCGCGGCGACAAACGGAAGCCGGTCGAACATGCCATGGCCAATGCCAAGGAAGCGCTGGCGCGGCGCATGGCGGAGAGTGCATCCCAAGCCAAGTTGATGCTGGGGATGGCCGATATTTTTGGTCTGGAGGCGCCGCCCAAGCGGATCGAGGTTTATGACAACAGCCATATCTCGGGCACCAATGCCTATGGCTGCATGATCGTGGCCGGGCCCGACGGCTTCATGAAGAACCAGTATCGCAAGTTCAGCATCAAGCCCGCCAATGAGGAGGCCGGCGAAGCGCCGATCGAGCCCGGCGATGACTACGCCATGATGCGCCAGGTGCTCACCCGCCGCTTCACGCGGGCGCTGAAGGAAGATCCGGACGATACCCATGCGACCTGGCCGGATCTGGTGCTGATCGACGGTGGCCAGGGACAGCTCAGCGTCACCATGGAGGTGTTCGCCGAGCTCGGCATCGACGATGTGGCGGTGGCGGCCATCGCTAAGGGCCCGGACCGCAATGCCGGGCGCGAGCGCTTCTTCATGCCGGGGCGCGAACCGTTCGGCCTCGACCCCAAGCATCCGGTGCTCTATTACCTGCAGCGCCTGCGCGACGAGGCGCACCGTTTCGCCATCGGGACTCACCGCGCCAAAAGGTCGAGCGATATCGCCAAATCGCCGCTCGACGATGTGGCCGGCATCGGCGCCAAGCGCAAGAAGGCGCTGCTCATGCATTTTGGCTCGGCGCGCGCCGTGGCGCAGGCGGGGCTCACCGACCTCGCCTCGGTACCCGGTATCTCGGAAACGGTGGCAAAGGTGATCTACGATCATTTCCACCAGAGCTGATCGGGCCGTCTTACCGCGGGATGCTGTTTGAGAGGGTGTTGATCACCAGAACGCCGCCCAGGATCATGGCGAGACCGAGCACAGCCCAGAAATCCAGTTTCTGGCCAAAGGCGACATAGCCGATACCGGCAATCAGCACGATGCCAAAGCCGCACCAGACGGCATAGGCGATGCCGATCGGGATGACCTTGAGGGCGAGGCCGAGGAAATAGAAGGTGCCCACATAGCAGACGATCGTGCCCAGCGTGGGCCATAGGCGGGTGAAACCGTCCGCCTGTTTGAGGAGGCTGGTGGCGATCACCTCGAAGACAATGGCCAGCATCAGGTGAATCAGGTGCATTTGTTCCAACTTTCCCCGTTATGGCAGCGCAACATATCGCAGGCCTGCACCCGGCCCTAGCGCCGTGATCACCTTCCTGCGATGCAACTGGGCCATGCGCCGGGCCCCTGTGACAGGGGAACACGTTCCTGCTATGGTCCGGCATCCCATCGGATTCCAGTCTGTTGCGAAAGTCGCCATGCCGAACATTGCCAATATCCTGACCCTGTCGCGGATCGCCTCCATCCCGCTGATCGCCGCCCTGCTGTTTTTCGAGCAGCCCGTGTTCCGCTGGACGGCGCTGGTGCTCTATGCAGTCGCCTGCATCACCGATTTCTTCGACGGCTATATCGCGCGCCGCATGGACCAGGTCTCGGCGCTGGGCCGGTTCCTCGATCCCATCGCCGACAAGCTGGTGGTGGGGGCCATCCTGATGGCGATGACGGCGACGCAGCAGATCGACGGCTGGTCGGTGCTGCCGGCCCTCATCATCATGTGCCGCGAGATCATGGTCTCGGGCCTCCGCGAATATCTGGCAACGCTCAAAATCGGCGTGCCGGTGACGCTGCTGGCCAAATGGAAGACCACCCTTCAGATGGTGGCCCTGGGATTCCTCATCGTCGGCGATGCCGGTCCCGGCTGGCTGCCGGTGACGCTGATCGGCGATGCACTGCTGTGGATCGCGGCGGTGCTCACCGTCATGACGGGCTATGACTATCTACGCGTCGGCATCAAGCACATGGCAGACGGGCAGCAGACCTAGTGTCGTCGATCAATTCCGGTGAGCTGGCGACGACCATGCGCATCCTTGGCATCGCTGGCTGGAGTGGCGCCGGCAAGACGACGCTGCTGGCCAAGCTCATTCCCGAACTGACCGGGCGCGGCATCCGTCTTTCCACCCTGAAACACGCCCATCATGGCTTCGACGTCGATACGCCGGGCAAGGATTCCTATGTCCACCGCGCGGCAGGCGCCACCGAGGTGATGGTGACGTCGGGCAAACGCTGGGCCCTGATGCACGAACTGCGCGAGGAAGCCGAGCCGGATGTCGCCGACCTCGTCCGCCACATGACGCCGGTCGATCTGCTGCTGATCGAAGGCTTCAAGCGGCAGCCCCATGACAAGGTTGAAATCTTCCGCGCCGCCAACGGCAAGCCGCTGCTGTCGGCGAGCGATCCCACCTATGTCGCCATCCTGAGCGATGCGCCGCTGCCGGAGGCGCATCTGCCGGTGATCGACCTAAACGATATCGGTGCCATCGCCGATTTCATCGTCGCGCATTGCCGTCTGAATCCGCCCCGGACGGTTTGACGATGATCACGCCTGCCGGGAAAAAGCTGGTGGCGACGCTCGGCGCAAAGCTGGCACCGCTCGGCCCGTTTCTGGCGCGGCCGATGTTCGGCGGTTTCGGCCTATACATCGATGGGTTGATCTTCGGCATCATGGCCTTGGACCAGGTGTACCCTCAAGGTCGACGACCAGAACCGCGCCGCGTTCAGCGCCGCCGGCAGCGAGCCGTTCAGCTTTGAAACGGCCCGGGGCGAGACTACCATCACCAGCTATTGGCGCTGTCCCGATGCGGTTCTGGGCGATGCGACGAAGCTGTAACTGTGGGTAACCGGCGCGCTGGCCGCCAGCCGTCGCAAGCAACTGAAGAAGCCGGCACGCAATAAGGCCGCCCCCAAGAAGGCTGCCACCAAGAAGATTGGCCGCAAGAAGACTGCTGGCAAGCCAACGCGACAACGCAACCCGTTCCAGTGAGCCGCGCCGATTCCCTTCGCACAGGTCTCGCCCTGTGCGCTGCGCTGCTGGCCAACATGGCGTGCTTCAGCGTGTTCGCGGCCCTGCTGCCGACCCTGCAGGCGGCCTGGCGCCTTTCCAACACCGAAGCCGGCATCATCGAAGGCGCCTTCCTGATCGGCTATCTGGCGTCGGTGCCGTTCCTGGTTGCGATGACCGATCGGCGCGATGCGCGCGCCATCTATCTCGTCTCCACGCTCCTCGCCGTGCTCGGCAATCTCGGGACGGCGATTTTGGGCGACGGCGTCTGGACGGGCGTGGTGACACGGCTCATCGCCGGCATGGGCCTCGCCGGCACCTTCATGCCTGGCCTCAAACTGCTGACCGAGCGCCTGAGCGGCATCGGCGGCAACCGTGCCATTGCGTTCTACATGGCGACCTTCAGCCTAGGTGCCAGCCTCTCCACCATCCTTGCCGGTGCAGTCGGCCATCGCTTCGGCTGGCAGGCGCCGTCTTACGTGGCCGGCGCCCTCGGGCTGCTGGCGATCCCGCTCGTCCTCGGCAACACCCGGGCGCAGGCCAAGCCACCGGGCGCGTATCAACCGCTGTGGCGGCGCCTGGCGATCGCCTGGCGCAACGAGACCGCCCGCGGCTATTCCCTCGCCTATGGCCTTCATATGTGGGAGCTCTACGGCTTTCGTTCCTGGCTGATCGCCTTTCTGGTCATGGCCACCACCGGCACGGTCGGCGCCTCGGCGGATACCAGCCTCACAACTTGGGGCGGACTTGTCCTTGTCCTGGGCTTGCCGGCCAGCATCATCGGCAACGAGATCGCGCTGCGCATCGGCCGGCACCGCTGGCTGACCTTCATCATGCCCGCCTCGGCCGCCTTGAGCCTGGTCATCGGCTGGAGTGTCGATTGGCCGCTGGCCGCTGTCCTGGCGCTGCTCGCCCTCTATACCGTGACGGTCAGCGCCGACAGCGCCACCCTCACGGCCGGTGCCGTCGAAAGCGCGCCCGCGGAACTCAAAGGAGCCACCATGGCGCTCCATACCCTCATCGGCTTCACCGGGGCGTCGCTGGGACCACTTGCCGCAGGCGGGCTCCTCGACCTGTTCGGCGCCGATACGCGGCTGGGCTGGGTCATCGCCTTTGCCGCCATGGGACTTGTCGCGGGCTTTGGCCCAAGCCTGATCCGGCGCCCTTCCTAACAGCGCCGAAAATCGCTAGAACGGGGCAATATCATTGATCTGATGAGGGAGACCCGATTATGGCGAAGAAGCCGGCGACGCGCGTTGAAAGCGATTCCATGGGCCCGATCGAGGTGCCAGCGGACAAGCTGTGGGGCGCCCAGACCCAGCGCAGCTTGCAGAATTTCAAGATCGGCGGCCAGCGCATGCCGGTTGGCGTCATCCGCGCCTTCGGCACGCTGAAACAGGCGGCGGCGCTTGCCAACATGAAGCTCGGCAAGCTCGACAAAAAGCTCGGCAAAGCGATCGTCGTGGCGGCGGGCGAAGTTTCCGACGGAATCCTCGATGATCATTTCCCGCTGGTGGTGTGGCAGACCGGCTCCGGCACCCAGACCAACATGAACGTCAACGAGGTGCTGGCCAACCGCGCCATCGAAATGCTGGGCGGCAAGCGCGGCGACAAGAAGCCGATTCATCCCAACGACCAGGTCAATTACGGCCAGTCGTCGAATGACAGCTTTCCGACCGCCATGCATATCGCGGCCGTGCACCAGATCGCCAACGAGGTGGTGCCGGCTCTCGATCACCTCGCCGATGCCCTGGAACATAAGACCAAGGAATTCTCGAAGATCATCAAGATCGGCCGCACGCATCTCCAGGATGCGACGCCCGTGACACTGGGCCAGGAATTCTCGGCCTATGCCGCGCAGATCCGCTTCGGCATCGACCGCATCATGGCGACCGCCCCGCGCCTTCTCTCGGTCCCGCAGGGTGGCACCGCGGTCGGCACCGGCCTCAATGCCGCCAAGGGCTTCGACAAGGCGTTCGCCGCGGAACTCGCCAAGCTCACGGGGCAGAAATACAAATCGGCCGCCAACAAGTTCGAAGGCATGGCGGCCCATGACGTGTTCGTCGAAATTTCCGGGGTCTACAACGTCATCGCCGTCTCGCTGATGAAGATCGCCAACGACATCCGGCTGCTGGGTTCCGGTCCGCGCTCGGGCATTTCCGAGATCAACCTGCCGGAGAACGAGCCGGGCTCATCGATCATGCCGGGCAAGGTCAACCCGACCCAGGCGGAAGCCATGACCATGGTCTGCGCGCAGATCATGGGCAACAATGTCGCGGTGACCGTGGCTGGCTCCAACGGCCATCTCGAGCTCAACGTGTTCAAGCCGGTGATCATTCACAACGTGCTGCAATCGGGCCAATTGATCGCCGACGCGGCACTGAGCTTCACCGACAATTGCGTCGTCGGCATCACGCCCAACCTGCCGCGCATCCAGCAATCGCTGGAACAGTCGCTGATGCTGGTGACGGCGCTCAACACCCATATCGGCTATGACAATGCCGCGAAGGTGGCGAAGAAGGCGCACAAGGAAGGCACCAGCCTCAAGGAAGCGGCTCTGGCGCTGAAGCTGCTCACCGCCGAACAGTTCGACAAATGGGTCCGCCCGCAGGACATGCTCGGGCCGAAGTGAGAGCGAGGCTGACAGCCCCTCACCCCAACCCCTCTCCCCGCAAGCGGGGCGAGGGCCTTAAGGCGGAACTCGCTGGAAGCTCCCTCGCCCCGCGACAGCGGGGAGAGGGTTGGGGTGAGGGGTCGATTGCTTGACCTCGCCCACCGCCCTCAAGAAACGCTCCGTCAACATCGCGGGACACAGCACGTCCGTGACGCTGGAGCAGGCTTTCTGGCAGGCGCTGAAGGAAATCGCCGAAACACGGCGAAGCTCGGTCGCGGCGATCATCGCCGAAATTGACCGGGCGCGCGGGGAGGATCCCGGCGCGCCCAATCTTTCCAGTGCCATTCGCGTCTTCGTCCTCACCACCGTGCAAGGTCGCTGACGCGCCGCGCGTTACTGCGCCGGCGCGGCACCCGGCTCAGCACCTTCGGCCGGCGGCAGGAGTTCCTCCACCGGTGCCGCAGGTTCAGCCGGGGCAGCTTCCGCCGGGGCTGGAGCGGGTTCAACGACCGCGCCAGGTTCTGCAGCGGGCACTTCCTCGATAGGCGCCGGGGCAGCCTCCGCCGGAGCCGCTTCCGCCGGAGCCGCTTCCACAGGTGCCACGTCCGCAGGGGCCGCTTCCGCGGGAGCTGCTTCAGCAGGAGCAGCTTCGGCTGGTACTGCTTCCGCGGGGGCCGCCTCGGCCGGAGCTGCTTCCGCAGGGGCAACCTCCGCCGGCAATGCCTCGGCTGGCACGGCGCCGGGTTCCGGGGCGATTTCCGCCGGAACTGCCTCGGCCGGCGCAACCGTGCCTGGTTCGGCCGCAGCCGGTGCCGCTTCCTGCTTCTTCTGGCCACCCAGCAGATCGCCCACACCCGGGACCTGGTCGAGCAGACCGCCCGCCGGGGCCGCAGCCGCCCCGGGTTCGCCCGTCGCATCCGTGCCGGTGGTGCCGCCGAGGCCGGGGATGGTGCCGATCCCAGGGATTGCGCCGACGCCCGGCAGATTGAGCCCCGGTACCAGACCGCCGGCCGCACCCGCCGCACCGGCAGCGCCGGTGCCGGAGAAAGCCGGCGTCGGGCTATTCACCGGGCCGGTGAGGTTGATGCTCATGAACGCCTGCTCCGCCTGCTGGCCGAACAGGTCGACCAGCATGTTGATTGCCCAGGCACCGAGATCGACCTGACCCTTGGCAGCCCCCCGCGCCTTGGGGTTGGTGAAGGCGAAGTCCTGGGTGTCGAGCACGCCCTGGGCAACGTCGAAAGTGCCTGAGAGCTGGTTGTCGACGCCCATATAGGAGCCGATGACACCGTTGATGCTGTCGGCGACACCCTTCACCTGCTTCACCTTCTGACCCAGGATGCCGAGCAGCGCCGAGCCTACCTGCTGCTCGACCTTGCCGATGATCATCATGGTGCCGCCGAGATCGCCCTTGCCGGTCAAGGACCGCACGATCGCCGCCTGGCTTTCGCCGGCACCGGTGAGATCGAGATTGAGCGAGAGCGGACCTTTGATCTGATTGCCGGCGATGCCGCCACCCAGCAATTGGCCGAGCTGAATCTTGTCGACCGCGATCTTGGCGGCGACCTGCGGTGTCGTCCGCGCATCGACCGAGGTGCCCGAGAGATTGAAGGCACCGCCATAGATATTGCCAGTGAGCGTGCTGATGTTGAGCACGCCGTCCTTCACGGTGAGCTTGGCAACGATGTTGTCGATGCGCTGGTCGGGCAGGATGAGCGAGTCAGCCTTGAAGTCGACATCGGCATCCTGGCCCTTCAAGGCCGAGAGATCGAGCGGCTCATTGGACCAGGGCGAGCCGCTGGGATTGGTTGTCGTCGTCGGCACCCCGGCCTTGCCGGAACTCGGCGCCATGAATGGTACCAGGTTGACGGTGCCGCCAGCGAGGTTGGCCTTGATCATCGGCTTGGCGCCGGTGGCGTCGTAATCGGCGTCACCAGTGAGGCTGGAATCGCCCCATTTGAAATCCAGCCCGCTCACCGCTGCCTTTTTTGTGGTGCCGCTGGCCTTGGCCTGCAGGGCCAAGGGGCCGGCCTTGGTACCGGAACTGGGCATGTCGGCCAGCGCCAGCAACTGGGTGAACTCCGGATGATTGGCCTGCAAGGCGATGTCGAAAGCCATCGGCTCGGCCTTCGCCTTGATGTTGCCGACCACTTTCGCCGTGGCACCCGCGGCCTGGAGACCGAGGTCGAGGTTGAGATCGTCCGCCCCGCCCTTGAGCGAGCCCTTGGCGGCCAATGCCCCCATCGCCTGCGCCTTGGGACCGGCGAGCCCCGCGAGCTGCAGCAACGGTGCCGGCCGGTCGGCGCGGAGGTCGAGCGTGGTGTCGACGATCGGTGTCCCGGAGATGCCGGTGATCTTGCCCGAAAGCTTGCCCGCGCCACCGATACCGGCCAGGGTCAGGTCGACATCATAGGCAAGATCGTCAGTGCCACTTTGCGCATTGCCCTTGAAACTGACGGAACCCAGATTGTCAGCGGCCTTCAGCTGGGTCGCCTTGTCGCCCTCGCCGCCACCCAGCGCGACCAGCGGCGCCAGCTTGTCGATCTTGATGTCGAACACGGAATTGACGCGCGGGATGCCGCCGGCGAGCAGGCCAGCCGCACCACCCTTGGCGGTGCCATCGAGGCCAATGCCGCTCATCTTCATGGCGACGTCATAGGAGACCTCGTCACCACCGCCCGATGCCTTGCCCTTGAGCGAGAGCGCACCGAGCTTGCCGGCGGGTTCGGCGCCAGCCATCTGCGCCAGTTTGTTGGCGTCCTTCGCCGTCACATCGAAATCGAGATCGAAGCGCGGATTGCCCTTCAACTCGACGATTTGCCCCTTGATGGCACCCTTGCCGCCCATGAGGTCGCCCACCGAGAGATCCTCGATGGTGAGCACGCCGGCCGCGAGACCGACCAGGGCATGGAGCTTCTTGATCTGCTGGTCGTTGAGGGTGAGTGCACCGGCCCGAAGCTCGATGTTGGCGTCGAGATCGCCCAGCGGCGCCAGCGCCTTCAATGGATTGCCGCCGACCTCGGCCGGCTTGCTGGTGGTGTCGGCCGCTGGTGCTTCGCTCTTTTTCGGCAGGTAGCCGTCGAGATTCATCTGGTCGACCGAAAGGCCGACACCGAAGGCCATGCGCTGGCGCTTCTTGCCGTCGGGCAGGGCCACGGTGACGCCACCCGCAATCTTGGTGGAATCGAGTTTCGCTGCGAGGTCGGAGAGCGCCACCTGGGTGGGCGTGAAAGTGACGCGGCTGTTGAGCGCAAAGGCGCGCAGGCGATCGCCTGGCACGGAATCAACCGCCCCCTTGGCAAAGGCGTCGATAAGGGCCCGCAGATTGCCGGAGTTCATGTCGAGCCCGCCGGAGAAGGCCGGCTGGCCTTCCTGTGCTTGCAACGTGCCGCCGAGCTTGACCTTGGTGGCGCCGGGCAGCTGCGCCGACAGTTCCGTGAGATTGAGCTTGGCATCGGCAAGCGCCGCGACGACCTTCACCTGGTCGATGGCGTTGCCTTGCACGATGACTTGGTCGATCGTGACCGTCGCATTGGCATTGATGCCGGCCGGCAAGGAGAAGGTACCGGGTGCTGGCGCGGTATCCACACTCGCAGCGGGCGCTGCCTCGGTCGTCGCAGCCTTGGCCGGCATCAGCTTGTCAAGATCAAGCCGCCCCATGGCGAGATTGGCGTCGACGGTGGTGACCTCGCCCATCTTGGCGGCGACCGAGCCCTTGGCTGTCATGTCGCCGAGGCTCGCGGTGAAATTCCTGAGGTCCGCCGCACTCTTGCCGGCGACGATATCGCCGTCGAGGGCGAATGCCTGAGCGAGCGGCCCGTCTTCCGCCTTTCCGCCGGAGAGGACCGCGATCAGCTTGGCGACGGAATCGCCCTTGCCTGTGAGCTTGCCGGTGACGATCGGCTGGTCCGCTGTCTCTGCGGCCTTGAGGTCGGCATTGCCCGAGAAGCCGACTGTGGCGCCGGCCTCCTCGATCTTCAGCGTGAGGTTGATCGGCATGGGTTGCGCCGGATCAAGGCGCCCCACATCGACATCGAAGCCGAGCGGCATGCCCATCGCGGTGACACCACCGGTCGCCTTGAACGGTCCTTGCAGGCTGCCCAGGGCGAGATCGACGTTCAGATTTTCGACGCGCTGTTCGCTCGCGGTGATGAGGTCACGGTAGACCAGCGTGCCGTCGGTGATGCTGGCGCCTTCGATCGAGAGGTCGAAATTGCTGCCTCTTGCCGCATTCGGATCGGGTGTCGAGCTCGTCGCGGCGTCGGCAGCACCAGCGGGCGGCGTGATCTCCCAATTGCCTTTGCCGTCGGGAAGCTTCTCCAGCACGATGGTGGGCTTCACCAGTTCGATGCTCTTGATCTCCGCCTTGCCGGAGAGGAGCGGCATCAAGGCCACCTTCACCTTGACCTTGTCGAT carries:
- the pgsA gene encoding CDP-diacylglycerol--glycerol-3-phosphate 3-phosphatidyltransferase; its protein translation is MPNIANILTLSRIASIPLIAALLFFEQPVFRWTALVLYAVACITDFFDGYIARRMDQVSALGRFLDPIADKLVVGAILMAMTATQQIDGWSVLPALIIMCREIMVSGLREYLATLKIGVPVTLLAKWKTTLQMVALGFLIVGDAGPGWLPVTLIGDALLWIAAVLTVMTGYDYLRVGIKHMADGQQT
- a CDS encoding MFS transporter, which gives rise to MSRADSLRTGLALCAALLANMACFSVFAALLPTLQAAWRLSNTEAGIIEGAFLIGYLASVPFLVAMTDRRDARAIYLVSTLLAVLGNLGTAILGDGVWTGVVTRLIAGMGLAGTFMPGLKLLTERLSGIGGNRAIAFYMATFSLGASLSTILAGAVGHRFGWQAPSYVAGALGLLAIPLVLGNTRAQAKPPGAYQPLWRRLAIAWRNETARGYSLAYGLHMWELYGFRSWLIAFLVMATTGTVGASADTSLTTWGGLVLVLGLPASIIGNEIALRIGRHRWLTFIMPASAALSLVIGWSVDWPLAAVLALLALYTVTVSADSATLTAGAVESAPAELKGATMALHTLIGFTGASLGPLAAGGLLDLFGADTRLGWVIAFAAMGLVAGFGPSLIRRPS
- the fumC gene encoding class II fumarate hydratase, which encodes MAKKPATRVESDSMGPIEVPADKLWGAQTQRSLQNFKIGGQRMPVGVIRAFGTLKQAAALANMKLGKLDKKLGKAIVVAAGEVSDGILDDHFPLVVWQTGSGTQTNMNVNEVLANRAIEMLGGKRGDKKPIHPNDQVNYGQSSNDSFPTAMHIAAVHQIANEVVPALDHLADALEHKTKEFSKIIKIGRTHLQDATPVTLGQEFSAYAAQIRFGIDRIMATAPRLLSVPQGGTAVGTGLNAAKGFDKAFAAELAKLTGQKYKSAANKFEGMAAHDVFVEISGVYNVIAVSLMKIANDIRLLGSGPRSGISEINLPENEPGSSIMPGKVNPTQAEAMTMVCAQIMGNNVAVTVAGSNGHLELNVFKPVIIHNVLQSGQLIADAALSFTDNCVVGITPNLPRIQQSLEQSLMLVTALNTHIGYDNAAKVAKKAHKEGTSLKEAALALKLLTAEQFDKWVRPQDMLGPK
- a CDS encoding dihydroneopterin aldolase, which translates into the protein MNPLEKVLPLPNIAPARTMRVFIRDLVLPCSIGIHQHERLAQQRVQINVELTCLEHPAINDDVDNVVCYATAVMGIKAVVADGHINLVETLADRVADVCLADHRVLNAKIRIDKLDVFKEAFSVGVEIERSRAGR
- a CDS encoding QacE family quaternary ammonium compound efflux SMR transporter, yielding MHLIHLMLAIVFEVIATSLLKQADGFTRLWPTLGTIVCYVGTFYFLGLALKVIPIGIAYAVWCGFGIVLIAGIGYVAFGQKLDFWAVLGLAMILGGVLVINTLSNSIPR
- the uvrC gene encoding excinuclease ABC subunit UvrC; its protein translation is MGMIDDPEHPHPGEADLDDLETPGEGTPRPRGISRLAHGAAIIKAKVRNLPAAPGCYRMISASGEVLYVGKAKDLRKRVTNYTLPNRQPNRTQRMIAETATMEFVTTHTEVEALLLEANLIKRYRPRFNVLLRDDKSFPYILITADHPAPQITKHRGARNRPGQYFGPFASAGAVNRTIVALQRAFLLRPCSDSIFASRTRPCLQYQIKRCSAPCVSRITPEAYAELVEEARDFLTGKSDKVKQRLGAEMQKASDALEFEHAAKLRDRLQAFALIQSRQDIYLEGVEEADIVAAYHESGHSCIQVFFFRNHGNYGNRAYFPAHDKTTEPPEILAAFLAQFYENKTPPRLILVNEMPAEIDLLTEALSLRAGRKVEILAPQRGDKRKPVEHAMANAKEALARRMAESASQAKLMLGMADIFGLEAPPKRIEVYDNSHISGTNAYGCMIVAGPDGFMKNQYRKFSIKPANEEAGEAPIEPGDDYAMMRQVLTRRFTRALKEDPDDTHATWPDLVLIDGGQGQLSVTMEVFAELGIDDVAVAAIAKGPDRNAGRERFFMPGREPFGLDPKHPVLYYLQRLRDEAHRFAIGTHRAKRSSDIAKSPLDDVAGIGAKRKKALLMHFGSARAVAQAGLTDLASVPGISETVAKVIYDHFHQS
- a CDS encoding TfoX/Sxy family protein yields the protein MITPAGKKLVATLGAKLAPLGPFLARPMFGGFGLYIDGLIFGIMALDQVYPQGRRPEPRRVQRRRQRAVQL
- the mobB gene encoding molybdopterin-guanine dinucleotide biosynthesis protein B, giving the protein MRILGIAGWSGAGKTTLLAKLIPELTGRGIRLSTLKHAHHGFDVDTPGKDSYVHRAAGATEVMVTSGKRWALMHELREEAEPDVADLVRHMTPVDLLLIEGFKRQPHDKVEIFRAANGKPLLSASDPTYVAILSDAPLPEAHLPVIDLNDIGAIADFIVAHCRLNPPRTV
- a CDS encoding ribbon-helix-helix domain-containing protein, translating into MTSPTALKKRSVNIAGHSTSVTLEQAFWQALKEIAETRRSSVAAIIAEIDRARGEDPGAPNLSSAIRVFVLTTVQGR